The Chloroflexota bacterium region GCTCAGCCATCAGCAAGCCCCCTTGTACGGGTTTCCTCGTCGATTGACGCCAACACCTCGATCATCACCTGCAGCGCACCGCCGCCATAGCGCAGGTGGTGCAGCACGGGCCGCGTCGCCGCGTCCGGGTAGAGCTGCGTCCACCGGTCGGTGACCAGCGGCAGGTTCGCGGGGTCGGCGACGAATGCGCGTCCCTGCTTGACGTTGCTCCAGTCCATGCCGCCGGTTCTCAGCAGCGCCTCCGTGTTGCGGAACAGGTGCTCCGCCTGCGACTGCACGTCCTCCGGCGGCCGGCCCGTCGTCGGATCGTAGGGCAGCACGCGTGAGGAGAAGAGGTAGGGGCCCATCCGCACGCCGAGGGGGATGGGGTTGGTGTGTGCAACGCCCTCGACGCTGAGCGTCTGCCGCGAGTGTCCCAGCACCGCGAAATAGTCCATGTACACCAGCATGTCGCCGGGGAGGTCGGCCGTCAGGAACTTGTACGTCGGGCGGTCGTTCTCGTCCGGGAAGGCGTCAACCCACGGCGGGTTCATGGCCTCCCGGTCACGGGCGAAGTCCTGGAAGTACATACTGACGTGGGCGATGTTGGCGCGGCTGCCGCCGGCGCTCTCGATGCTGCGGCGCATGTGCTCGTGGGCGAACCGGAGCTGCGCGTCGATGCCGTCGCCGAAGACGCCCGTGTCCGGGTCAGTGCCGACGATGCGGAAGCCGCGCACCAGGTCGCCGGAGCGCACTGCCACGGGCAGCGGGCTGACGCCCTGGTCGCCGAAGACTTCTGTGAGCATGTCGTTGGCCACGTTAGGCCTCGTACTCAGGCGTGTACCGGAACATGGACTCGGCATGCGTAAAACCCTCGCCGAGGGCCTGCAGGCCGATGGCGACGTAGTCCCAGTCGCCCCTGCCCTCGCCGCCGCCACCGCCCGCAACCGCGATGCCGCCGACCATCTTGCCGTCGTAGATGATGGCGTAGCCGCCGGGCAGCGTCGTGAGCATGGGGTCGTTCCAGTCGGCGGGCCCGCGGTGGCCCTCGGCCTGCTGGCGGTCCCAGAATGCGATGATGCCGCTGGTGTCCATGTCGAAGGAGGCCGCGCTGTAGGCCTTCCGCCACGCGGCCTTCATGAACCGGTACGGCCGCCCGTCCATGCGGCACCCCGCGATGAGGTCGCCGTGCTGGTCGACGATGGCGACGGCTAGCTGCGAGCCCCGCTCCTTGGCCTCCGCGATGACGGCCGCGATGACCCGGTTCGCTTCATCCAGACCAAGCCGCTTCTCCACGAGCATAGCGTCACCCTCCGGCGGTGGAATGTGCCGCTAGGCTACCATAGCCATCTACCGCGTCAAGCGGTTGCGAGGGATCGCCGCTGGCAGTACGCTCTGCACGCTTGGGTGGCTACCCCCGTTCTCCCTGACCCCTCACTTCAGCATACCGGCGAATGCCGGTATCCAGAGGGGCTGTGGCAAATCGACCGGAAAGGACTTGGACATGGACAAACCCCTGACCGGCAAGGTGGCGATGGTGACGGGCGGCTCCCGGGGCATTGGGCGCGGCATCGCGCTCTGCCTCGCAGACGAGGGCGCGACGGTCATCGTGTGCGCCCGCAGCGACGACTCGGCCGCCAACCCCTACGGCTCCATCGAGCAGACGGTGCAGGAAGCGCGCGACCTGGGCGGCGAGGCGGTCGCGATGAAGCTCGACGTCACGGACGACGACGAGGTCCGGGATGTCGTCGAGCGCATCCAGCGCGACTTTGGCCGCATGGACATCGTGGTCAACAACGCCGCGCGCATGGGCCAGGGCGGCGGCGACTTCTGGGGCAGCTCGCCGGAGAACCTCGACGCCTACTACCGCACCAACGTCCGCGCGCCATACCTCATCACGACGCTGGTGGGGCCGCACATGGAGGAGCTGGGCGGCGGCGCCATCATCAACGTCACCTCGGCCGGGGCGAGCCTTCCCCCGCCGCCGGGGCCGGACTGGAAGCTCTCGCCCGGCCGGACGTACGTCGGCTACGGCATCACCAAGGCCGCGCTGAACCGATGGGTCGCTGGCGTCGCGGGCGAACTGCGGCTGCGCAACATCGCTATCGTCGCCGTCGACCCTGGCCGGACGGTGGTAGAGCGCAACATCGTCAACCCCATCGCCGGCGTCGACTACACCACGGCCAACTCGCCAGAGGTCACGGGCCGCGCCGTAGCCTACATCTGCCGCGACGCCATGGCCTACACTGGCCGCGTCATAGAGTCCAAAGCGCTCGTCGACGAGCACGGCATCACGATGACCGGCATCGTCCCGCGCAACGCCGCGCGGGCGTAGGGTCCCGAATGCGCCCTCGGTACGCTCCGCTCCAACACACCCTGACACGGCCCCATTGCGCCTAGACTCTTCCCTTCGCTACCCTCGTCCCATGAGCAGCAAAACCAGGGCAGAACATGGTGCGGTGGCACAGTCCCCGACCGGCGCGCGTTTGCGCCCGCTACAGATACGAATTGTTTCCCATATCACAAGTATTCTTCGTAGCTGTACGAATCCTTAACAGCTACGGATTGACTTTCGAAAACAATTCCTCGGCCGCGTGATGCTGCAAAACGGGGAAATCTGGGAATGGAGAAGGGCACCTTGCCCGGAGGCGAGAAGCTACCGCGCCCGCGGGTTCAGCACGTCGTTGAGCGCGTCGCCGAGGAGGTTCCACGCGAACACCAGCAGCCCGACAACGACCACCGGCGGCAGGATGAGGTGCGGCTGGTTGCGCAGGATGGAGACGTCCTGCCCCTCGCGGATCATGCTGCCGAGGCTCGGCACCGGGTGCTGGATGCCGATGCCCAGCCAGCTCAGCACCACCTCGGCCCCCGCGATGGCCCCCATGCCCATCGTGACCACGACGATGACCGGCGGGAGCGCATTCGGCAGCAGGTGCCGCAGGATCAGCCGCGGCGCCGTCGCGCCCGTCGTCCGCGAGGCCTCGACGAAGGGCATCGCCTTCAGTTGGATGACCTGCCCGCGCACCAGCCGAGCCACGCCCACCCAGCTGAACACCGCCAGCGCGCCGAAGACCACGAGGTAGTCGGCGATCCCCCACTGCGCGAGCCCGTAGATGCCCGTCGCGTCCTCCAGCGAGCGCACCCAGTCGAGCACGCGGGGGCGCACCGTCGCCGCCAGCAGGATGACGAGCAGCAGCCCAGGGAAGGCGAGGAAGACCTCGCCAACGCGCATGACGACGGTGTCCACGCGCTTGCCGAAGTAGCCCGCCATCAGCCCCAGCGTGATCCCCAGTGCCAGGCTGCCCGTCGCGACGGCGGTCGCCGTGACGATGAGGTTGGTGCGCAGGCTGTAGATGACGCGGCTCAGGACGTCGCGGCCGACGAAGTCGGTGCCGAGGAGGTGTTCGGCGCTTGGGCCCTCGCGAGCCGCCAGCAGGTCCTGGTCGTCGAAGCCGTAGGGCGCGAGCAACGGCGCGAGGATGCCGCCGCCGTAGAGCAGCACGATCACGGTGATGCCGAACACCGCTTTCGGGCGGCGCAGGAGCTGGAGCGCGGCGCGCACCCACGGCCCCCGCGAGTGCGGTCGGCCCTCGTCCTCCGATGCCCTGGCGTTGCCGGAGGGAGACTGCCGTTCGTCCTGAGGGAAATCGAAGGATGAACGGCGGGCCCCCGGGCCGGCGGCGTTCGGGTCAACGTGCGCCATACGCCCCCAACTCCTGCCGGGTTCTCGGGTCAATGAAGCCGTAAAGCAGGTCGACGAGCATGTTGGCAAACACGAAGGCGGAGGCCACGATGAGCACCAGCGCCATGATGACCGGGTAGTCGCGGCTGAATATGGACTCCACCGCCAGCTTGCCGATGCCCGGGATGCCGAAGATGGTCTCCGTGATGAACGCGCCCTCGACAAGCGTCGCAAGGCTCAGGCCGAGGACGGTGATGAGCGGCGTCAGGGCGTTGCGCAGGACGTGCCGCGCCTGCACCGTCGCCTCCGAGAGCCCCTTGGCGCGCGCCGTGCGGACGTAGTCCTGCCCGAGCACGTCGATGGCGCTCGCCCGCGTCAGCCGCACGACCCCCGCGACGCCCGGAAGCCCCATGACGAGCGCCGGCATGACGATGCTCAGGCTGAAGAGTCCGTCCCACCCGCTGACCGGCAGCAGTCCAAACTGCACGGCGAAGAGCAGGATGAGGAAGGGCGCGGAGATGAAGACGGGCGTCGAGAGAAAGAAGAGCGTCAGGCTCACCAGCGCCGTGTCCAGCCACCGTCCCTGTTGGTACGCGGCAATCAGCCCCAGCGGGATGCCGATGCTCACGGCCAGCAGCATCGCAGCGAGGCCCAGCTGCACCGACACCCACATCCTTGGGAGGATAAGCTCGGCGACGGTGCGCCCGCGGTAGGAGAAGCTGTCGCCGAGGTCGCCGCGCACGACGTCGGCCAAGTACGAGCCGTATTGCACGAAGAAGGGCCGGTCGAGGCCGAGCTGCTCGCGGACGAGGGCCAAGGCCTCCGGCGTTGCGCGCTCGCCGAGGCGCACTTCGGCCGGGTCGCCGGGGCCGTAGTGGCCGAGCACGAACGTCACGAAGCTCACGATCACCAGCAAGACCGGCAACCACAGGAGCCTTCGGACGACAAACGTTGGCATGCGGCCTCTCTCGGGCGCCCAGTGTGGCGGGGCGCCAGGGATGATTCTACTACGCTGACGCCGCTCCATTGCCGCATCGC contains the following coding sequences:
- a CDS encoding heme-binding protein codes for the protein MLVEKRLGLDEANRVIAAVIAEAKERGSQLAVAIVDQHGDLIAGCRMDGRPYRFMKAAWRKAYSAASFDMDTSGIIAFWDRQQAEGHRGPADWNDPMLTTLPGGYAIIYDGKMVGGIAVAGGGGGEGRGDWDYVAIGLQALGEGFTHAESMFRYTPEYEA
- a CDS encoding SDR family NAD(P)-dependent oxidoreductase, coding for MDKPLTGKVAMVTGGSRGIGRGIALCLADEGATVIVCARSDDSAANPYGSIEQTVQEARDLGGEAVAMKLDVTDDDEVRDVVERIQRDFGRMDIVVNNAARMGQGGGDFWGSSPENLDAYYRTNVRAPYLITTLVGPHMEELGGGAIINVTSAGASLPPPPGPDWKLSPGRTYVGYGITKAALNRWVAGVAGELRLRNIAIVAVDPGRTVVERNIVNPIAGVDYTTANSPEVTGRAVAYICRDAMAYTGRVIESKALVDEHGITMTGIVPRNAARA
- a CDS encoding ABC transporter permease, coding for MAHVDPNAAGPGARRSSFDFPQDERQSPSGNARASEDEGRPHSRGPWVRAALQLLRRPKAVFGITVIVLLYGGGILAPLLAPYGFDDQDLLAAREGPSAEHLLGTDFVGRDVLSRVIYSLRTNLIVTATAVATGSLALGITLGLMAGYFGKRVDTVVMRVGEVFLAFPGLLLVILLAATVRPRVLDWVRSLEDATGIYGLAQWGIADYLVVFGALAVFSWVGVARLVRGQVIQLKAMPFVEASRTTGATAPRLILRHLLPNALPPVIVVVTMGMGAIAGAEVVLSWLGIGIQHPVPSLGSMIREGQDVSILRNQPHLILPPVVVVGLLVFAWNLLGDALNDVLNPRAR
- a CDS encoding ABC transporter permease produces the protein MPTFVVRRLLWLPVLLVIVSFVTFVLGHYGPGDPAEVRLGERATPEALALVREQLGLDRPFFVQYGSYLADVVRGDLGDSFSYRGRTVAELILPRMWVSVQLGLAAMLLAVSIGIPLGLIAAYQQGRWLDTALVSLTLFFLSTPVFISAPFLILLFAVQFGLLPVSGWDGLFSLSIVMPALVMGLPGVAGVVRLTRASAIDVLGQDYVRTARAKGLSEATVQARHVLRNALTPLITVLGLSLATLVEGAFITETIFGIPGIGKLAVESIFSRDYPVIMALVLIVASAFVFANMLVDLLYGFIDPRTRQELGAYGAR